A region of Kribbella sp. NBC_01245 DNA encodes the following proteins:
- a CDS encoding class I SAM-dependent methyltransferase, which yields MNQQTATPTLEEEAAAFTGRVVADTAAAAAVVMAALGDRLGLFKSLAGDGSATSAALARRTGLDERYVREWLSGMYAAGYLTYEPAAMTFAIPDAHIPTLAAEPGPAFFGGVHQELLGAIQRYDQILTSFRSGGGVHHDHLHPDVGLGTARFTAAWHEHLLVPEWLPLVPETRALLDHGADVADVGCGAGLACISLARNFPASRFVGYDVSQAAVDAARLNAKEAGVEDRVSFEVLDASQGLPRMFDVITTFDVVHDAVAPRALLRSIRDALREGGRYLCLDINCSAETTENVGPIATLLYGFSLLYCMTTSLAEGGEGLGTLGLPESVLRELAAEAGFSGVRRAEMDNPFNSLYEVSR from the coding sequence ATGAACCAGCAGACCGCCACCCCGACCCTTGAGGAAGAGGCCGCCGCCTTTACCGGCCGCGTCGTCGCTGACACGGCCGCCGCCGCAGCGGTGGTGATGGCAGCACTCGGCGACCGGCTCGGCCTCTTCAAGTCGCTCGCCGGCGACGGTTCGGCCACGAGCGCGGCGCTCGCCCGGCGTACCGGACTCGACGAGCGCTATGTCCGCGAGTGGCTTTCCGGCATGTACGCCGCCGGCTATCTCACTTACGAACCGGCCGCGATGACCTTCGCGATCCCCGACGCCCACATCCCGACCCTGGCGGCCGAACCCGGACCGGCGTTCTTCGGCGGAGTCCATCAGGAACTCCTCGGCGCGATCCAGCGGTACGACCAGATCCTCACCTCGTTCCGCTCGGGCGGCGGCGTTCACCACGACCACCTGCACCCCGATGTCGGCCTCGGGACCGCACGGTTCACCGCTGCCTGGCACGAGCACCTCCTCGTTCCCGAGTGGCTTCCCCTCGTCCCAGAGACGCGGGCACTTCTCGACCACGGGGCAGACGTCGCCGACGTCGGCTGCGGCGCCGGTCTGGCCTGCATCAGCCTCGCCCGCAACTTCCCGGCGTCGCGGTTCGTGGGCTACGACGTCTCCCAAGCAGCCGTCGACGCCGCCCGCCTGAACGCCAAGGAGGCCGGCGTCGAGGACCGGGTGAGCTTCGAGGTGCTCGACGCAAGCCAGGGGCTGCCCAGGATGTTCGACGTCATCACCACCTTCGACGTCGTCCATGACGCCGTGGCGCCGCGCGCGCTGCTGCGCTCGATCCGTGACGCGCTTCGCGAAGGTGGGCGCTATCTGTGCCTTGACATCAACTGCTCGGCCGAAACCACCGAGAATGTCGGGCCCATCGCCACTCTGCTGTACGGCTTCAGCCTGCTCTACTGCATGACGACGTCGCTCGCAGAGGGCGGGGAGGGACTCGGGACGCTCGGACTCCCCGAATCGGTACTGCGTGAGCTTGCCGCCGAGGCCGGGTTCTCGGGTGTACGGCGAGCCGAGATGGACAACCCGTTCAACTCGCTCTACGAGGTATCCCGCTGA
- a CDS encoding DUF885 domain-containing protein produces the protein MSAQGNNAQGDNAQGDNAQGGNAQDLAKSNKASAEIDKLMDEAWERALDRDPVTANRLGRTVDHLPIDETEEPIAQARKALGELAKVDLTTADRETRLSAAFLQDHLEQEVAEEDRNWYRFDVTPYYSMRLGFYRSDLPHLMDDYARAVEQIARKLDEQRARGIRIPSWATKIVIDTMQSHAEETAGNPLIDKAFTKIFEGLQQDAERNNNAVGIAQYDGGAKTYDGLIRLHTGLDKTAEEVHHIGLTEVDRLTQQIADELGITDEIAYRDALKADPASYAKDPADLERRYQAHLDRLTGVLDDVFEKLPEAPFAIRKLDDGLAGGLTYGYYEPPGNSGIGYYHYNGSDLPNRPLIQAASVMFHEGLPGHHLQLGRQLENKTLHPLRREQLDLPTFAIAGYHEGWAEYAAGLCKELGLYQDPIDHYGRLSSERFHAARLVVDTGLNVLGWSREQAAAYLARAGFLSPVEVESEILRYALDDPGQALAYHLGHWHIRELRAQHNGDLKHFHESILADGPMPLRLL, from the coding sequence ATGAGCGCCCAAGGCAACAATGCCCAAGGCGACAATGCCCAAGGCGACAATGCCCAAGGCGGCAATGCCCAAGACCTTGCCAAAAGCAACAAGGCAAGCGCTGAGATCGACAAGCTGATGGACGAGGCCTGGGAGCGCGCACTCGACCGCGACCCAGTGACCGCGAACCGCCTCGGCCGTACCGTCGACCACCTCCCAATCGACGAGACCGAGGAGCCAATAGCCCAAGCCCGCAAGGCGTTGGGAGAATTGGCCAAGGTCGACCTCACCACTGCCGACCGCGAAACCCGCCTATCGGCAGCCTTCCTCCAAGACCACCTGGAACAAGAGGTCGCCGAGGAAGACCGAAACTGGTACAGATTCGACGTCACCCCCTACTACTCGATGCGCCTCGGTTTCTACCGCAGCGACCTCCCGCACCTGATGGACGACTACGCCCGAGCCGTCGAGCAGATCGCCCGAAAGCTCGACGAACAACGCGCCCGAGGCATCCGCATCCCCTCCTGGGCTACCAAAATAGTCATCGACACCATGCAATCCCATGCCGAAGAAACCGCAGGCAATCCCCTTATAGACAAGGCCTTCACCAAGATCTTCGAAGGCCTGCAACAAGATGCCGAGCGCAACAACAACGCCGTCGGCATAGCCCAATACGACGGCGGCGCCAAGACGTACGACGGCCTGATCCGCCTGCACACGGGCCTGGACAAAACCGCCGAAGAAGTGCACCACATCGGCCTAACCGAGGTCGATCGCCTAACTCAGCAGATCGCCGACGAGCTCGGCATCACCGACGAAATCGCCTACCGCGATGCCCTGAAAGCCGATCCCGCCTCCTACGCAAAGGACCCAGCTGACCTCGAACGGCGCTACCAGGCCCACCTGGATCGCCTCACCGGCGTACTGGATGACGTTTTCGAGAAGTTGCCCGAGGCCCCTTTCGCGATTCGCAAGCTGGACGACGGCCTGGCAGGTGGCCTCACCTACGGCTACTACGAACCGCCCGGCAACTCCGGCATCGGTTACTACCACTACAACGGATCCGACCTACCGAATAGACCGTTGATCCAAGCGGCGAGCGTGATGTTCCACGAGGGCCTGCCCGGCCATCACCTGCAACTCGGACGCCAACTGGAGAACAAGACACTCCACCCGTTACGCCGGGAACAGCTCGACCTGCCGACGTTCGCGATCGCCGGCTATCACGAGGGTTGGGCGGAGTACGCCGCCGGCTTGTGCAAGGAGCTCGGGCTTTACCAGGACCCGATCGACCATTACGGGCGGCTGTCGTCCGAGCGGTTCCACGCGGCCCGCCTGGTGGTCGATACCGGTCTGAACGTGCTCGGCTGGAGTCGCGAACAGGCCGCCGCCTACCTCGCGCGTGCGGGCTTCCTGTCACCGGTGGAGGTCGAGTCCGAGATCCTGCGCTACGCCCTCGACGATCCCGGCCAGGCCCTCGCCTACCACCTCGGCCATTGGCACATCCGCGAACTGCGCGCGCAGCACAACGGCGACCTCAAGCACTTCCACGAGTCGATCCTCGCCGACGGACCCATGCCACTACGGCTGCTCTAA
- a CDS encoding DUF305 domain-containing protein yields the protein MKVFPTVVAILLAVGLTACTSGDDKAGTASPSGPTTVMPSAPIIVPGTPGGPNQTVTAVPTTQNTVDPDDVKFLQDMMVHHQQAVQMTEWAKTRAANASVKSLAERIRVGQKPEIDAMGLMLTERGQQPPNLEHAEHTDHSGMPGMASPAQLATLEKSTGAAFDKSFLQLMIKHHQGAVTMSGTAIENGSDLRINELAQEVNITQSKEILTMQKLQKQV from the coding sequence GTGAAGGTTTTCCCTACCGTTGTCGCGATATTGCTGGCTGTGGGCCTGACGGCCTGCACAAGTGGCGACGACAAAGCAGGCACGGCCTCACCGAGCGGGCCGACGACGGTCATGCCTTCGGCGCCGATCATCGTGCCGGGCACTCCCGGCGGGCCGAACCAGACCGTCACGGCCGTGCCGACTACGCAGAACACCGTCGATCCGGATGACGTGAAGTTCCTGCAGGACATGATGGTGCACCACCAGCAGGCGGTGCAGATGACGGAGTGGGCGAAGACCCGCGCGGCGAACGCCTCGGTCAAGTCGCTGGCCGAGCGGATCCGGGTCGGCCAGAAGCCCGAGATCGACGCGATGGGGCTGATGCTGACCGAGCGCGGCCAGCAGCCGCCGAACCTCGAGCACGCGGAGCACACCGACCACAGCGGTATGCCCGGGATGGCCTCGCCGGCCCAGCTCGCCACACTGGAGAAGTCGACCGGCGCGGCGTTCGACAAGTCGTTCCTGCAGCTGATGATCAAGCACCACCAGGGCGCCGTGACCATGAGCGGTACGGCGATCGAGAATGGCAGCGACCTGCGCATCAACGAGCTCGCGCAGGAGGTCAATATCACCCAGTCGAAGGAGATCCTGACCATGCAGAAGCTCCAGAAGCAGGTCTGA
- a CDS encoding SDR family oxidoreductase: protein MLLERSALVTGGSRGIGRAIVRRLSAEGATVTFTYANDEAAAAEVVNEISAAGGRIRAIRADQADISEIPKVFQEAIDFAGGLDILVNNAGISTAGPILDTTEAAYDELMAVNAKGPFFAIQEAGRVLRDGGRIINLSTLNTVVPGPGTALYAASKAALEQFAAVAAREYGGRGITVNCVSPGATDTEMLRGANSPEALAGVPALTALGRLGEPADIADVVAFLAGPDARWITGQNLRVTGGLLI from the coding sequence GTGCTGCTCGAGCGAAGCGCCCTCGTCACCGGCGGCTCCCGCGGCATCGGCCGGGCCATCGTCCGCCGCCTCTCCGCCGAAGGTGCCACCGTCACCTTCACTTATGCGAACGACGAAGCGGCCGCCGCCGAGGTGGTCAACGAGATCAGCGCCGCCGGCGGGCGGATCCGCGCGATCCGGGCCGACCAGGCGGACATCTCGGAGATCCCGAAGGTGTTCCAGGAAGCGATCGACTTCGCGGGCGGTCTCGACATCCTGGTCAACAACGCGGGTATCTCCACGGCCGGGCCGATCCTGGACACCACCGAAGCGGCGTACGACGAGCTGATGGCGGTCAACGCCAAGGGCCCGTTCTTCGCCATCCAGGAGGCCGGCCGGGTGCTGCGCGACGGAGGCCGCATCATCAACCTCTCCACGCTGAACACGGTGGTGCCCGGCCCGGGGACGGCCCTCTACGCGGCCAGCAAGGCGGCGCTCGAGCAGTTCGCCGCCGTCGCCGCTCGGGAGTACGGCGGTCGCGGGATCACCGTCAACTGCGTATCGCCCGGTGCGACGGATACCGAAATGCTGCGCGGCGCCAATTCGCCTGAAGCGCTTGCCGGCGTTCCCGCGCTCACCGCCCTCGGCCGGCTGGGCGAACCGGCGGATATCGCGGACGTGGTCGCCTTCCTGGCCGGGCCGGACGCCCGCTGGATCACCGGGCAGAACCTCCGCGTCACCGGCGGCCTGCTGATCTGA
- a CDS encoding M23 family metallopeptidase, which produces MTSRLSQRLVRLALVAAVAAAGLVGFANSQPTPADAAVQARPGFQLPIPCNLRWTTATHSGHASQWMLDMVSPSGATRGTPVLASAAGRVSASLDSASGGKMVVIDHADGWQTRYLHMDSRLVVVGNTIGQGHQIGTVGNTGQSTGPHLHFEQKLNGVVQQSWFNGHAVPLTWSYNQHFETSANACGGTPDKFWVDTFADAPGHSTPGGTVTGKLYKGTNYVFCKVWGPEVRVGTSFNHWWLKTDLDEGPAGQWVSAYYLSRWGNDEAKDNNGTVIKDC; this is translated from the coding sequence ATGACATCTCGTCTTTCGCAGCGGCTGGTCCGCCTCGCCCTGGTGGCCGCAGTCGCCGCCGCGGGCCTGGTCGGCTTCGCCAACTCCCAACCCACGCCGGCCGATGCCGCCGTGCAGGCGCGACCCGGCTTCCAGCTCCCGATCCCGTGCAACCTGCGCTGGACCACGGCGACCCACAGCGGGCATGCCAGCCAGTGGATGCTGGACATGGTTTCGCCGAGTGGTGCCACCCGTGGCACCCCGGTGCTGGCCTCGGCTGCGGGCAGGGTGAGCGCTTCGCTCGACTCCGCCAGCGGCGGCAAGATGGTCGTCATCGACCACGCGGACGGCTGGCAGACGCGTTACCTGCACATGGACAGCCGCCTGGTCGTCGTGGGCAACACGATCGGTCAGGGCCACCAGATCGGAACAGTCGGCAACACCGGCCAGAGCACCGGCCCGCACCTGCACTTCGAGCAGAAGCTGAACGGGGTCGTCCAGCAGTCCTGGTTCAACGGTCACGCCGTACCGCTTACGTGGTCGTACAACCAGCACTTCGAGACCAGTGCGAACGCCTGTGGCGGCACCCCGGACAAGTTCTGGGTGGACACCTTCGCGGATGCGCCGGGTCATTCCACTCCTGGTGGCACAGTGACCGGCAAGCTCTACAAGGGCACGAATTACGTCTTCTGCAAGGTGTGGGGACCGGAAGTACGTGTGGGCACTTCCTTCAACCACTGGTGGCTCAAGACCGACCTGGACGAAGGTCCGGCGGGTCAGTGGGTCTCGGCGTATTACCTGTCCCGCTGGGGAAATGACGAGGCCAAGGACAACAACGGCACTGTCATCAAGGACTGCTAG
- a CDS encoding DNA alkylation repair protein, whose amino-acid sequence MSALAELIAAIDAAADPETAAVLARYFKTKPGEYGEGDQMIGVKLSTLRALIKPYLRAGLPLPELEKALASPVHEHRLAVLALLADRATLALKPRTADPAESRAIFELYLRNTRFVNNWDLVDCSAPQIVGGHLKDKPRDLLRTLVVSPSLWERRIALIATQWFINTGESADTYELAARVLSDREDLIHKAAGWMLREAGKRVDQAELEAFLDTYAERMPRTMLRYSIERLPPETRAYYLAKRKKG is encoded by the coding sequence ATGAGCGCCCTCGCCGAGTTGATCGCCGCCATCGACGCGGCCGCCGATCCGGAGACCGCGGCGGTCCTCGCGCGGTACTTCAAGACGAAGCCCGGCGAGTACGGCGAGGGCGACCAGATGATCGGGGTCAAACTCTCCACCCTGCGAGCGCTGATCAAGCCCTACTTGCGCGCGGGCCTGCCGTTGCCCGAGCTGGAGAAGGCCCTCGCGAGCCCGGTCCACGAGCACCGGCTGGCGGTTCTCGCCCTGCTGGCCGACCGGGCCACTCTCGCGCTGAAGCCACGCACGGCCGATCCGGCCGAGTCGCGCGCGATCTTCGAGCTCTATCTGCGGAACACCCGGTTCGTGAACAATTGGGACCTCGTCGACTGCAGTGCGCCGCAGATCGTCGGCGGACACCTCAAGGACAAACCGCGCGATCTGCTGCGTACGTTGGTCGTCTCGCCGAGCCTGTGGGAGCGTCGGATCGCCCTGATCGCGACGCAGTGGTTCATCAACACCGGCGAATCGGCCGATACCTACGAGCTGGCGGCCCGGGTGTTGTCCGATCGCGAAGACCTGATCCACAAGGCCGCGGGCTGGATGCTGCGAGAAGCCGGCAAGCGGGTCGATCAGGCCGAGCTGGAGGCCTTCCTCGACACCTACGCCGAGCGGATGCCGCGCACGATGCTGCGCTATTCGATCGAGCGCTTACCGCCCGAGACGCGCGCCTACTACCTGGCAAAGCGCAAAAAGGGCTGA
- a CDS encoding LVIVD repeat-containing protein: MRMRRHRTLVRFALTTGLVASLATAAVGTSAADPAPETGATKSDNITHLASVPMVGPLAGGVNTDIAFAGKKAYVGNYSGFQIYDIADPAKPTLISQVHCPGSQNDVSIYAGLLFLSTDSSRSDSSCQSVPQSPTIKESWEGIKIFDVKDPANPKYLAAVETKCGSHTHTLVPDKRGKSVYIYNSSYFPRDTYPDCLPPNDRIDILKVPLNDPTKAAVVASPILFPDGGFPGSETGTATSGCHDITAFPSKNIAAAACMGDGVLLDISKPEAPTVIHKVQDAANFAFWHGATFNGNGTKVMFQDELGGGGGAECNAEVGPNKGATAIFDIKDRKLVFQSYYKISRHQAENENCVSHNGSLIPVPGRDIVVQAWYQGGFSVWDFTNSKKPKEIGFFDRPPRNPAGFGGYWSAYYYNGAIYGTESVTAFDVFKIKDRRTDLANLVKLKELNVQTQPAFWR, translated from the coding sequence ATGCGTATGCGCCGCCACCGCACGCTAGTCCGCTTCGCCCTGACGACCGGTCTCGTCGCGTCCCTCGCGACCGCTGCCGTCGGCACCTCGGCCGCCGATCCGGCCCCGGAGACCGGCGCGACCAAGAGTGACAACATCACCCATCTCGCCAGCGTGCCGATGGTCGGTCCGCTGGCCGGCGGTGTGAACACCGATATCGCGTTCGCCGGCAAGAAGGCGTACGTCGGTAACTACAGCGGGTTCCAGATCTACGACATCGCGGACCCGGCCAAGCCGACCCTGATCAGCCAGGTGCACTGCCCCGGCAGCCAGAACGACGTGAGCATCTACGCCGGCCTGCTGTTCCTGTCGACCGACTCTTCGCGCAGCGACAGCTCCTGCCAGAGCGTGCCGCAGTCGCCGACGATCAAGGAGTCGTGGGAGGGCATCAAGATCTTCGACGTAAAGGACCCGGCGAACCCGAAGTACCTCGCCGCCGTCGAGACCAAGTGCGGTTCGCACACGCACACGCTGGTGCCGGACAAGCGCGGCAAGTCGGTCTACATCTACAACTCGTCGTACTTCCCCAGGGATACGTACCCGGACTGCCTGCCGCCGAACGACCGCATCGACATCCTCAAGGTGCCGTTGAACGACCCGACGAAGGCCGCCGTGGTGGCCTCGCCGATCCTGTTCCCGGACGGCGGCTTCCCCGGCAGCGAGACCGGTACGGCGACCAGCGGCTGCCACGACATCACCGCCTTCCCGTCGAAGAACATCGCGGCCGCGGCGTGCATGGGTGACGGCGTACTGCTGGACATCTCCAAGCCCGAGGCGCCGACCGTGATCCACAAGGTCCAGGACGCGGCGAACTTCGCCTTCTGGCACGGCGCGACCTTCAACGGCAACGGCACCAAGGTGATGTTCCAGGACGAGCTCGGTGGTGGCGGCGGCGCGGAGTGCAACGCCGAGGTCGGCCCGAACAAGGGCGCCACCGCGATCTTCGACATCAAGGACCGCAAGCTCGTCTTCCAGAGCTACTACAAGATCTCGCGGCACCAGGCGGAGAACGAGAACTGCGTGTCCCACAACGGCTCGCTGATCCCGGTGCCCGGCCGCGACATCGTCGTACAGGCTTGGTATCAGGGCGGGTTCTCGGTTTGGGACTTCACCAACTCGAAGAAGCCGAAGGAGATCGGCTTCTTCGACCGTCCGCCGCGTAACCCGGCCGGTTTCGGTGGTTACTGGTCTGCGTATTACTACAACGGCGCGATCTACGGCACCGAGTCGGTGACGGCGTTCGATGTCTTCAAGATCAAGGACCGGCGCACCGATCTGGCCAACTTGGTCAAGCTGAAGGAACTCAACGTGCAGACTCAGCCTGCTTTCTGGCGCTGA